The following proteins are encoded in a genomic region of Paenibacillus sp. FSL R7-0273:
- a CDS encoding MFS transporter — protein sequence MKDKKWDLAALASIPLIMTLGNSMLIPVLPQISRELHISSFQVSLLITLYGLMAILMIPVAGYLSDRFGRKKIIMPSLIIAAAGGAVCIAAAWLTKGITAYWIILGGRVLQGIGAAGAFPIVLPFVGDLFKDEKQVSKGLGLIETSNTFGKVLSPILGAYLGLLLWYAPFISIPVLCIISFLLVLFLVKEPERERDTQGLKDFMSGIVAILREHGRWLYAIFAIGGICMFVTFGVLFYLSETLEGKYNIHGVMKGLVLAIPLALLCLASYGSGKIIGQNKPRMKWIGCGGMFLVTAAMVITAFGSGIYWLVGLLSAGGIGIGIALPCMDALITEGIDQKNRGTITSLYSSMRFIGVALGPPVVSLLMSRGPWLLFGTMAAVSAAGGVLILLAVKPGEKKKGGSGQSEKKQFKLPRSMPQRAR from the coding sequence ATGAAGGACAAAAAATGGGATCTTGCGGCGCTGGCCTCCATCCCCCTGATTATGACATTAGGCAATTCCATGCTCATTCCGGTGCTGCCGCAAATATCACGTGAGCTGCATATCAGTTCTTTTCAGGTAAGTCTGCTGATCACGCTTTACGGCCTGATGGCGATTCTGATGATTCCGGTTGCGGGCTATCTTTCTGACCGGTTCGGGCGCAAGAAAATTATTATGCCGAGCCTGATCATTGCTGCTGCAGGCGGAGCGGTATGTATCGCTGCTGCCTGGCTTACAAAGGGGATTACCGCCTACTGGATTATTCTGGGAGGACGTGTGCTGCAGGGAATCGGTGCGGCAGGGGCTTTTCCCATTGTACTGCCGTTTGTAGGGGATTTGTTCAAGGATGAAAAGCAGGTGAGCAAAGGTCTCGGCCTGATTGAAACCTCCAATACCTTCGGCAAGGTGCTCAGCCCGATCCTCGGTGCCTATCTGGGGCTGCTGCTGTGGTATGCACCGTTTATTTCCATTCCGGTTTTATGTATTATTTCTTTTTTGCTTGTACTGTTTCTGGTTAAAGAGCCGGAGCGGGAGAGGGATACGCAGGGCCTTAAGGATTTTATGTCAGGCATTGTTGCAATCCTGCGGGAACACGGCCGCTGGCTTTATGCTATTTTTGCCATCGGCGGGATTTGCATGTTCGTAACTTTTGGCGTGCTTTTTTATTTATCGGAAACGCTTGAGGGCAAATATAACATCCATGGGGTTATGAAAGGTCTTGTGCTGGCTATTCCGCTAGCCCTTTTGTGTCTTGCCTCTTACGGAAGCGGTAAAATTATCGGCCAGAATAAGCCGCGGATGAAATGGATCGGCTGCGGGGGAATGTTCCTGGTGACTGCGGCTATGGTTATTACAGCCTTCGGCTCAGGGATTTACTGGCTGGTAGGGCTGCTGAGTGCAGGGGGAATCGGTATCGGCATAGCACTGCCTTGTATGGATGCGCTGATTACAGAAGGAATTGACCAGAAAAACCGCGGTACCATCACCTCCCTGTACAGCAGCATGCGGTTCATCGGTGTGGCTCTGGGGCCGCCGGTCGTTTCGCTGCTGATGTCAAGGGGGCCATGGCTGCTGTTTGGCACAATGGCGGCTGTCAGTGCGGCAGGCGGAGTGCTTATACTGCTCGCTGTAAAGCCGGGTGAAAAGAAAAAGGGCGGCAGCGGACAGAGTGAGAAAAAACAATTTAAGCTGCCGCGCAGCATGCCGCAAAGGGCACGTTAA
- a CDS encoding MFS transporter: MDKPLERLWTKSFVTLTLCNLLLFTGLQMTLSTLPVYAQGSLAASSLQISLVTSLFALSAIASRLFAAKAMEKGGRNLLIFLGVAVCLAAVAGYYWSGTITLLLLMRMLFGIGFGMASTAFPTLASDVIPIRRMGEGMGYFGLSTSLAMSAGPLIGLSLLQGPGFGYLLLATGAAFIIILPLGYRLTKRLPANHIEPAMEAIPGPEGNALRKLLIPSLLNLLLSISYGGLLGFLALYGQEKHLEHIAYFFLFNAVAIVIIRPLSGKIYDRFGPPALLIPGSLFIIGGLLLLSFASSTAALFPAAICYGIGFGSMQPALQTWMIQSVDPRQRGMANGMFLNSLDFGVAIGTMILGSVALYNSYAVMYRYSALAPLLLVVLYTAIFIVQHRRKRASSTSKTGH; the protein is encoded by the coding sequence TTGGATAAACCTCTCGAACGCTTATGGACCAAATCATTTGTTACCCTTACCCTATGCAATCTGCTGCTGTTTACCGGACTGCAGATGACGTTATCAACCCTGCCGGTCTATGCCCAAGGCAGTCTTGCTGCCTCCTCCTTACAAATCAGCCTGGTTACCAGCCTGTTTGCTTTAAGCGCAATCGCCTCCCGGCTGTTTGCCGCCAAAGCAATGGAAAAGGGCGGGCGCAATCTGCTGATCTTCCTCGGCGTCGCAGTTTGCCTTGCTGCTGTGGCCGGTTATTACTGGTCCGGCACCATCACCCTCCTGCTATTGATGCGCATGCTGTTCGGTATCGGCTTCGGTATGGCCAGTACAGCCTTTCCTACCCTTGCATCTGATGTCATTCCCATCCGCCGGATGGGTGAGGGCATGGGCTATTTCGGCTTGTCCACCAGTCTGGCCATGTCCGCAGGCCCGCTAATTGGACTTAGCCTGCTGCAGGGTCCCGGCTTCGGCTACCTTCTGCTGGCTACCGGAGCGGCATTCATCATCATTCTTCCTCTGGGCTACAGGCTAACCAAGAGACTGCCGGCCAATCACATTGAGCCTGCAATGGAGGCTATACCTGGCCCTGAAGGCAACGCGCTGCGCAAGCTGCTCATTCCCAGCCTGCTTAATCTGCTGCTGTCCATTTCTTACGGCGGACTGCTTGGCTTCCTCGCGTTATACGGACAGGAGAAGCATCTGGAGCACATCGCCTACTTCTTCCTGTTCAATGCCGTGGCCATTGTCATTATCCGCCCGTTATCGGGAAAGATTTATGACCGCTTCGGTCCCCCGGCCCTGCTGATTCCCGGCAGCCTGTTCATTATCGGAGGACTGCTGCTGCTCTCCTTCGCTTCATCAACCGCTGCACTGTTCCCCGCAGCAATCTGCTATGGCATCGGGTTCGGCTCCATGCAGCCTGCGCTGCAGACGTGGATGATCCAGTCTGTTGATCCGCGGCAGCGCGGGATGGCTAACGGGATGTTCCTGAACTCCCTTGATTTCGGAGTCGCCATCGGGACGATGATTCTCGGCTCAGTGGCCCTATACAACTCGTATGCGGTAATGTACCGCTACTCTGCTTTGGCACCCTTGCTTCTGGTTGTCCTGTACACAGCCATATTTATTGTTCAGCACCGCCGCAAGAGAGCCAGCAGCACGTCCAAGACAGGTCATTAA
- a CDS encoding MarR family winged helix-turn-helix transcriptional regulator: MSGSSPRQFLGFLLGSTYRRISTAFARALKPYDITPEQWSVLLMIVDRSGINQKEVAAAAAKDQPTTARIVELLLKKGFITKSLNQSDRRAFLLYPTEQGKQLIEDTVALERQVISTAVTGLSDGELEELRGMLEHIYHNTANTHQEQES; the protein is encoded by the coding sequence ATGTCCGGTTCATCCCCCCGGCAATTTCTGGGCTTCCTGCTCGGCTCCACCTACCGGAGAATCTCAACCGCCTTTGCCCGTGCCCTCAAGCCTTATGATATTACTCCAGAGCAATGGTCTGTTCTGCTAATGATTGTGGACCGCAGCGGGATCAACCAGAAGGAGGTTGCGGCTGCAGCAGCCAAAGACCAGCCGACAACCGCAAGAATTGTAGAGCTGCTGCTCAAAAAAGGCTTTATTACCAAATCGCTGAACCAGAGTGACCGCCGCGCTTTCCTGCTGTATCCTACCGAGCAGGGCAAGCAGCTGATTGAGGATACGGTTGCCCTTGAACGGCAGGTCATCAGCACAGCCGTGACCGGACTGTCGGACGGTGAGCTTGAGGAGCTCCGCGGCATGCTGGAGCATATCTATCACAACACAGCAAATACACACCAGGAACAGGAGTCTTAA
- the fsa gene encoding fructose-6-phosphate aldolase, translating into MKFFLDTGNIEEIKRITRLGLVDGVTTNPSLIAKEGRLFKEVIKEIVEIVPGPVSAEVIGLTTEEMLSEALEIAEWAPNVVIKLPMTEDGLAACYELTKRGIKTNVTLIFSAAQGLMAAKAGATYISPFVGRLDDIGVDGMKLIKDLKTILTNYGLTSEIIAASIRNIAHVEEAAIAGAHIATIPGSLLPSLWKHPLTDNGIERFLKDWETVPQEAK; encoded by the coding sequence ATGAAATTTTTCTTGGATACCGGAAATATTGAAGAAATCAAACGGATTACCAGACTCGGATTAGTGGATGGCGTGACGACCAACCCGTCGCTTATTGCCAAGGAAGGCAGACTGTTCAAAGAGGTTATCAAAGAAATTGTTGAGATTGTACCCGGACCTGTAAGCGCTGAGGTAATCGGCCTGACAACCGAAGAAATGCTGAGCGAGGCACTGGAAATTGCGGAATGGGCGCCGAATGTCGTTATTAAGCTTCCGATGACCGAAGACGGGCTTGCTGCCTGCTACGAGCTGACCAAGCGCGGCATCAAAACAAACGTAACCCTTATATTCTCCGCGGCACAAGGCCTGATGGCCGCCAAAGCCGGCGCTACTTATATCAGTCCTTTCGTAGGCCGCCTCGATGATATCGGTGTGGACGGCATGAAGCTGATTAAGGATCTTAAGACGATCCTGACCAATTACGGTCTGACCTCTGAGATCATTGCCGCGAGCATCCGCAACATCGCGCATGTTGAAGAAGCGGCGATTGCCGGTGCGCATATTGCAACTATTCCGGGCTCCCTGCTCCCGTCACTGTGGAAGCATCCGCTGACCGACAACGGAATTGAGCGTTTTCTTAAAGACTGGGAGACCGTTCCGCAGGAAGCAAAATAA
- a CDS encoding macro domain-containing protein, with translation MQIRINHVLISVSTGDITAWKGDLIVNASNSGLYGGGGVDGAIHRAGGPQIAAECAVIRQKQGGVMPGEAALTTAGRLPYLGVIHTVGPIWKGGAAGEAATLAKCYTSSLDLACARGARSIAFPNISTGVYSFPRRQACETALAAVINYVQSADPHKLPLDSISFICFEQDNAQLYEETLRAYI, from the coding sequence ATGCAAATCCGCATTAATCATGTGCTTATTTCGGTCAGCACAGGAGATATTACCGCCTGGAAGGGCGATCTTATCGTAAATGCCTCCAATTCCGGCTTATACGGAGGCGGTGGCGTGGACGGGGCGATTCACCGCGCAGGCGGACCGCAGATCGCAGCGGAATGTGCGGTTATCCGCCAGAAGCAGGGCGGCGTGATGCCGGGGGAGGCTGCACTTACTACTGCCGGCAGACTGCCTTATCTGGGTGTCATACATACCGTCGGTCCGATCTGGAAGGGCGGAGCGGCAGGAGAGGCGGCAACGCTGGCTAAATGCTACACCAGCAGCCTTGACCTGGCCTGCGCCCGCGGAGCACGCAGCATTGCTTTTCCGAACATCAGCACCGGCGTTTACAGCTTTCCCAGAAGACAAGCCTGTGAGACTGCTCTTGCTGCCGTCATAAACTATGTGCAGAGCGCTGATCCGCACAAGCTGCCGCTGGACTCAATCTCGTTCATCTGCTTTGAGCAGGATAATGCGCAGCTTTATGAGGAGACATTAAGGGCTTACATATAA
- a CDS encoding GNAT family N-acetyltransferase, producing the protein MQSVPELKFVTVQPDNPDLRELIEELDEDLKARYPHEMIYVVDFSDPKVKEMTFVVAYQGGKPVGCGGLRPLLPDNSEMELKRFYVEPGSRKMGIAGKMLLDLEEKAAAAGCLEIKLETGIKQPEAIALYVKHGYRQIELFGQYIGDPDSVCYGKILT; encoded by the coding sequence ATGCAGTCTGTACCTGAACTGAAATTTGTTACTGTCCAGCCGGATAACCCGGATCTGCGGGAGCTGATTGAAGAGCTGGATGAGGATTTGAAGGCCCGCTATCCCCATGAGATGATTTATGTGGTGGATTTCAGCGATCCGAAGGTGAAGGAGATGACCTTTGTTGTTGCATACCAGGGCGGCAAGCCGGTGGGCTGCGGCGGATTGCGTCCGCTTCTGCCGGATAACAGTGAGATGGAGCTGAAGCGCTTTTATGTGGAGCCGGGCAGCCGCAAGATGGGGATAGCCGGCAAAATGCTGCTGGATCTGGAAGAGAAGGCTGCAGCCGCAGGCTGCCTGGAGATTAAACTGGAGACCGGCATCAAGCAGCCGGAAGCCATTGCGCTTTATGTGAAGCACGGCTACCGGCAAATTGAGCTGTTCGGCCAATACATAGGTGACCCGGACAGCGTCTGTTACGGTAAAATCCTGACCTGA
- the rpiA gene encoding ribose-5-phosphate isomerase RpiA produces the protein MSVNVKQLAAEKAVEYVQDGMKVGLGTGSTAYWAIRKLGERVKEGLRIIAVATSQASEDQARELGIPLAAFGDIDSLDLTIDGADELDGSLQLIKGGGGALLREKIVAMGSTRMIVVADESKAVKTLGKFPLPVEIVPFAWEWTVAKLEKLGCRPELRRSGEELYRTDNGNYIADCHFEAIASAPELAERLQGISGVVDHGLFIGIASMAIIGKQDGSIEIIEGETHI, from the coding sequence ATGAGTGTCAATGTTAAGCAGCTGGCTGCAGAGAAAGCCGTGGAGTACGTACAGGACGGAATGAAGGTGGGTCTGGGGACAGGCTCAACCGCCTATTGGGCAATCCGCAAGCTGGGTGAGCGTGTCAAGGAAGGCCTGCGCATTATTGCTGTTGCCACTTCACAGGCCTCCGAGGATCAGGCGCGCGAGCTCGGTATTCCTCTGGCAGCCTTCGGTGATATTGACAGCCTGGACCTGACCATTGACGGTGCAGATGAACTGGACGGAAGCCTGCAGCTGATTAAAGGCGGCGGCGGAGCCCTGCTGCGCGAGAAGATTGTTGCCATGGGCAGCACGCGGATGATTGTTGTTGCCGATGAGAGCAAAGCGGTAAAGACGCTTGGCAAATTCCCGCTGCCTGTTGAGATTGTGCCCTTTGCCTGGGAATGGACAGTGGCCAAGCTTGAGAAGCTGGGCTGCAGGCCTGAGCTGCGCCGCAGCGGAGAGGAGCTGTACCGGACGGACAACGGGAATTACATTGCCGATTGCCATTTTGAGGCTATTGCTTCAGCACCTGAGCTGGCAGAACGCCTGCAGGGCATTTCAGGAGTCGTTGATCACGGCTTGTTCATAGGAATTGCCAGCATGGCGATTATCGGCAAGCAGGACGGCAGCATCGAGATTATCGAGGGTGAGACTCATATCTGA
- a CDS encoding VanZ family protein gives MFIYSAAVLYWMFLGFGRTVRTEGALQYNLEPLRTVKLYFDLDNGVSFTGRLINLAGNVIVFIPFGVFIPLVQARLRNVFTLTLWAVPSILLLETLQMLLRVGSFDVDDLLLNLMGVWAGLFILYRFK, from the coding sequence TTGTTTATTTATAGCGCCGCTGTGTTATACTGGATGTTTCTCGGATTTGGCCGGACCGTACGTACAGAAGGGGCGCTGCAATATAATCTGGAGCCGCTGCGTACAGTGAAGCTGTATTTCGATTTGGATAACGGAGTGTCTTTCACCGGCAGACTGATAAATCTGGCGGGGAATGTCATTGTATTCATCCCTTTCGGTGTATTCATTCCGCTCGTTCAGGCCAGGCTCCGGAATGTATTTACGTTAACGCTGTGGGCGGTTCCTTCCATCCTTTTGCTGGAAACTCTGCAGATGCTGCTGCGGGTGGGCAGCTTTGATGTTGATGATCTGCTGCTGAACCTTATGGGTGTGTGGGCCGGCTTGTTCATTCTTTACAGATTCAAATGA
- a CDS encoding GNAT family N-acetyltransferase has product MFTDLKQRIGTPEVDELLAYAVIDEPDALWRASAEYRKLPGLQLYGWEEEGLLLGLTGFEVTEDGSLEIRHIAVLPENRGKGYARGMILELLSERQPRYVLAETEDEIAADFYRALGFMVYSLGENPAGIEMFRCVYEVEETEEDE; this is encoded by the coding sequence ATGTTTACAGATCTGAAGCAGCGCATCGGAACACCTGAAGTAGATGAGCTGCTGGCCTATGCTGTTATTGACGAACCGGATGCGCTATGGCGTGCTTCAGCCGAGTACAGGAAGCTGCCTGGCCTGCAGCTCTACGGCTGGGAAGAAGAGGGGCTGCTGCTCGGGCTCACCGGCTTTGAGGTAACAGAGGACGGATCGCTTGAGATCCGCCACATTGCGGTCCTGCCTGAGAACAGGGGCAAGGGCTACGCCCGGGGAATGATCCTGGAGCTGCTGTCCGAGCGCCAGCCGCGCTATGTGCTTGCAGAGACAGAGGACGAAATAGCCGCAGACTTTTACCGTGCCCTGGGCTTCATGGTATATAGTCTGGGTGAGAACCCGGCAGGCATCGAAATGTTCCGCTGCGTTTATGAGGTTGAGGAAACAGAGGAGGACGAGTAA
- a CDS encoding MarR family winged helix-turn-helix transcriptional regulator, with translation MNEEAQQWINRYVDAYLIVTRQISARIKERIPEGVTNDQFLILRLIKAQKLCTATYLAEAVSVGKSSITAIINRLDEAGMIERTRDENDRRLVYLSLTEQGEEVYQLAEKQVQDVISPYLFHFEEEDIEKFITLFEKLAFIMQDPGTGGSNE, from the coding sequence TTGAATGAAGAGGCGCAGCAGTGGATTAACCGGTATGTGGATGCCTACCTCATCGTAACGAGGCAGATCAGCGCACGGATTAAGGAGCGGATTCCTGAAGGAGTGACGAATGACCAGTTTCTGATTCTGAGGCTGATCAAAGCCCAAAAGCTGTGCACCGCCACGTATCTTGCTGAGGCTGTAAGTGTAGGCAAAAGCTCTATCACCGCTATCATTAACCGGCTTGACGAGGCAGGGATGATTGAACGGACCCGTGATGAGAATGACCGGCGTCTGGTGTATTTATCCCTTACGGAGCAGGGGGAAGAGGTGTATCAGCTGGCGGAGAAGCAGGTGCAGGATGTAATTTCCCCGTATTTGTTCCACTTCGAGGAAGAGGATATTGAGAAATTTATTACGTTGTTTGAGAAGCTCGCTTTTATTATGCAGGATCCAGGAACAGGAGGGAGCAACGAGTGA
- a CDS encoding MMPL family transporter, with product MKTILKARWAIIALWLAAAVVLFLTAPSMSDLVREKGQISVPGGYTSSRAAEIMKEAAAAKGGETLHQVALVFNKPGGLSAGDTESIRQGVERLNAEKEALKLDSITEPFTQPELADTLIAKDDKTIMAALLVKGGDEAVKALPDKVDELLGNVTAEHYLTSEGLITEDTIASSEAGLKKSEYITVVFILLILFVVFRSFVAPLVPLLTVGLSYIVSQSVVSFLVDRFDFPLSTFTQIFMVAVMFGIGTDYCILLISRFKEELASAEDTKSAIISTYRKAGGTVFYSGLAVFVGFVAIGLSKFMLYRSAVAVAVGIAVMLLALVTVVPFFMAVLGQKLFWPSRGRLEHSESRIWGAAGSFSLKRPWAALLIVAAVVAPFLLTYDGKLSFNSMDEIGADYASVKGFNIISESFGPGESMPGKIVIKNDDRMDSPEYMGLAEKISRELEKVDGVKAVRSLSRPTGEQINDFLIPVQVAALSDGLNQSNDGLGQIQSGLAEASKQLSANAPKLQEAAAGSEKLTEGTAELKQGIAALGEGLSQVENGIRNGAAGAGEIKDGLARAAASAQQLAAANEALLAGYKQVGTGLTALGGGLDGLQAQLEGVAAALTGLDASFTLLESSHPELLQDANYQTVKGTVSQTGSGAVQLAAGLGQISGRLGEAAAGLDEANNGYVQAAAGQTALAQGLERLVAGIGQLQAGLNQAADGQELITGKIPAISGGLDQLQGGQQQLAEGFGQLTGQIGELTSGLSDSAEGLQQITAGLNSAQDYLQQIQNTGDDELSGFFVPGEALEAEAMQQVFNTYLSDDRKVMTLDIVFAGNPYSAEAIDSIPDIQAAVERAVKGTKLENAETAISGVTSTYSDLQAISNEDYTRTVVLMLAGIFIILVLLLRSVIMPLYLIGSLLVTYITALGITEAIFVNLLDYSGITWTTPFFSFVMLIALGVDYSIFLMARFNENKTWDVREAILHAMRNMGTVILSAVVILGGTFASMYPSGVLSMMQIATVVLSGLALYALVFLPFFVPVMVRMFGRANWWPFGVKESGEPAKHDLPM from the coding sequence GTGAAGACCATTCTGAAGGCCAGATGGGCCATCATTGCCCTTTGGCTTGCTGCTGCGGTTGTATTATTTCTAACAGCACCTTCAATGTCTGATCTTGTCCGTGAAAAGGGCCAGATTTCCGTCCCTGGAGGATACACCTCATCACGCGCGGCGGAGATTATGAAGGAGGCTGCCGCTGCCAAGGGGGGCGAGACGCTCCATCAGGTGGCGCTGGTGTTCAATAAGCCGGGCGGGCTTAGTGCCGGAGATACAGAGAGCATCAGGCAGGGTGTAGAAAGGCTGAATGCCGAGAAGGAAGCCTTGAAGCTCGATTCGATAACCGAGCCGTTCACACAGCCGGAGCTCGCTGACACACTGATTGCCAAAGACGACAAGACGATTATGGCTGCCCTGCTGGTAAAAGGCGGGGATGAGGCGGTCAAGGCACTTCCTGATAAAGTGGATGAGCTGCTCGGAAACGTAACGGCAGAACATTATCTGACCAGTGAAGGGCTGATTACCGAGGATACGATTGCCAGCTCGGAAGCAGGACTCAAAAAGTCGGAGTATATTACCGTAGTCTTTATCCTGCTCATCCTGTTCGTAGTATTCCGCTCATTCGTAGCGCCGCTTGTGCCGCTGCTGACCGTGGGACTCAGCTATATTGTATCCCAGTCAGTGGTGTCCTTCCTGGTGGACCGGTTTGATTTTCCGTTATCGACCTTTACGCAAATCTTTATGGTGGCGGTTATGTTCGGAATCGGGACGGATTACTGTATTCTGCTGATCAGCCGTTTCAAAGAGGAGCTGGCGTCTGCTGAAGATACGAAAAGCGCCATTATCTCTACATACCGCAAGGCTGGAGGAACGGTATTTTATTCCGGGCTTGCCGTGTTTGTCGGCTTTGTAGCCATCGGGCTGTCGAAATTTATGCTGTACCGTTCGGCTGTAGCGGTGGCTGTAGGCATCGCGGTCATGCTGCTTGCGCTGGTTACGGTAGTTCCGTTCTTCATGGCGGTATTGGGGCAAAAGCTGTTCTGGCCGTCACGCGGCAGGCTGGAGCATAGTGAGAGCCGGATCTGGGGGGCGGCAGGCTCGTTCTCCCTGAAGAGACCGTGGGCGGCCCTGTTAATTGTGGCTGCTGTTGTTGCCCCGTTTCTGCTCACTTATGACGGCAAGCTTTCCTTTAACAGCATGGATGAAATAGGTGCCGATTATGCTTCAGTTAAAGGCTTCAACATTATTTCCGAAAGCTTTGGTCCCGGTGAATCCATGCCGGGCAAAATTGTAATTAAAAATGATGACCGGATGGACAGCCCGGAATATATGGGGCTGGCCGAAAAAATCAGCCGGGAACTGGAAAAGGTGGATGGGGTCAAAGCGGTACGCAGCCTGTCACGGCCAACCGGGGAGCAAATTAATGATTTTCTGATTCCTGTCCAGGTAGCGGCCCTGTCAGACGGCCTTAATCAGAGCAATGACGGATTGGGCCAGATTCAGTCGGGACTTGCTGAAGCGAGCAAGCAGCTTAGCGCAAATGCACCGAAGCTTCAGGAAGCAGCTGCCGGCAGCGAGAAGCTGACAGAAGGCACTGCTGAGCTTAAACAGGGCATTGCAGCACTGGGAGAGGGCTTGTCCCAGGTTGAGAACGGAATCAGGAACGGCGCTGCCGGAGCCGGAGAGATCAAGGACGGCCTGGCCCGGGCAGCGGCCAGTGCACAGCAGCTTGCTGCTGCTAACGAGGCACTGCTGGCAGGCTACAAGCAGGTGGGCACCGGCTTGACGGCGCTTGGCGGCGGGCTTGACGGGCTGCAGGCTCAGCTGGAAGGTGTGGCGGCTGCGCTTACCGGACTGGATGCATCCTTTACCCTGCTTGAGAGCAGCCATCCAGAGCTGCTGCAGGATGCCAATTATCAGACTGTTAAAGGCACTGTAAGCCAGACCGGCTCTGGGGCTGTCCAGCTTGCGGCAGGCCTTGGCCAGATCTCGGGCCGGCTGGGCGAGGCTGCAGCAGGCCTGGATGAGGCCAACAACGGCTACGTCCAAGCAGCCGCAGGCCAGACTGCCCTGGCTCAAGGCCTGGAGCGGCTGGTTGCCGGTATCGGACAGTTGCAGGCCGGTCTGAATCAGGCAGCGGACGGCCAGGAGCTGATTACCGGCAAGATACCGGCAATCTCCGGCGGGCTTGATCAGCTGCAGGGCGGCCAGCAGCAGCTGGCTGAAGGCTTCGGGCAGCTGACCGGGCAGATTGGTGAACTGACCAGCGGGCTCAGTGACAGTGCCGAGGGCTTGCAGCAGATTACCGCAGGCCTGAACTCTGCCCAGGATTATTTGCAGCAGATTCAGAACACAGGTGATGATGAGCTCAGCGGCTTCTTTGTACCCGGGGAAGCGCTGGAGGCGGAGGCGATGCAGCAGGTATTTAATACGTATCTGTCTGATGACCGCAAGGTGATGACACTCGATATTGTATTTGCCGGGAACCCCTACAGCGCAGAGGCGATTGACAGCATCCCCGATATTCAGGCAGCCGTTGAACGGGCAGTAAAGGGGACCAAGCTGGAGAATGCCGAAACGGCAATCAGCGGTGTCACCAGCACCTACAGCGATTTGCAGGCTATATCCAATGAGGACTATACCCGGACGGTTGTGCTGATGCTGGCGGGAATCTTCATCATTCTGGTTCTGCTGCTGCGCTCGGTGATTATGCCGCTGTATCTGATCGGTTCATTGCTGGTTACTTATATTACAGCGCTAGGCATCACTGAGGCGATTTTTGTTAACCTGCTGGATTATTCCGGCATCACCTGGACAACGCCGTTCTTCAGCTTTGTCATGCTGATTGCCCTTGGTGTCGACTACAGCATCTTCCTGATGGCCCGTTTCAATGAGAACAAAACCTGGGATGTGCGTGAAGCGATACTGCATGCCATGCGCAACATGGGGACAGTAATCCTGTCAGCGGTGGTAATCCTGGGGGGAACCTTTGCCTCTATGTATCCGTCAGGGGTTCTGTCTATGATGCAGATTGCTACCGTTGTGTTATCAGGTCTGGCGCTATATGCACTGGTGTTCCTGCCGTTCTTTGTGCCGGTAATGGTCCGGATGTTCGGCCGGGCGAACTGGTGGCCGTTCGGTGTCAAGGAGAGCGGTGAGCCAGCGAAGCATGATCTGCCGATGTAG
- a CDS encoding tetratricopeptide repeat protein: protein MLKFVGFLFLAQFLGNPFLALIVLLLILYFLDRRYVGILPSLGKPFRRSRQMSKLRTTISLNPNDVSAKFELARLLIERKRYSNAKELLLQISDRYEQSAEYWVELGYANLKLGMLPEGEAQMLQGLELNRRAQYGQPFLRLAEIFRNVDQDKALRYVTEFQEIQTSSSEAYYLAGSMYKALGRNDEAKRAFEESIAIYRSLPKYKKRQERGWALRSYFAKLR from the coding sequence ATGTTAAAATTCGTGGGCTTTTTATTTCTCGCACAATTTCTGGGCAATCCGTTTCTGGCCCTGATTGTACTGCTCCTGATCCTGTATTTCCTGGACCGACGGTATGTCGGCATCCTGCCAAGCCTAGGGAAGCCCTTCCGCCGGAGCCGCCAGATGTCCAAACTGCGGACGACCATCAGCCTGAATCCGAACGATGTGTCCGCCAAGTTCGAGCTGGCCCGCCTTCTGATTGAACGCAAGCGGTACAGTAATGCCAAAGAGCTGCTGCTGCAGATTTCCGACCGTTATGAGCAATCCGCCGAATACTGGGTGGAGCTGGGATACGCGAACCTGAAGCTGGGAATGCTGCCGGAAGGTGAAGCCCAGATGCTGCAGGGGCTGGAGCTTAACCGCAGGGCTCAATACGGCCAGCCGTTTCTCCGTCTGGCAGAGATATTCCGCAATGTAGACCAGGACAAGGCGCTGCGTTATGTGACGGAATTTCAGGAGATTCAGACTTCCTCCAGCGAGGCCTATTATCTGGCCGGCTCCATGTACAAGGCGCTTGGCCGAAATGATGAGGCCAAACGGGCTTTTGAGGAATCCATTGCCATTTACCGCTCCCTGCCAAAGTATAAGAAGCGTCAGGAACGCGGCTGGGCGCTGCGCAGTTATTTTGCAAAGCTGCGCTAG